The following proteins come from a genomic window of Populus alba chromosome 12, ASM523922v2, whole genome shotgun sequence:
- the LOC118044301 gene encoding NF-X1-type zinc finger protein NFXL1 gives MSFQPRNDGGDNSNGSRSRFPTRQTWVPRGSNPSLPPTGDVNPNPPSSFGSRNNGNGGHSSHGTGVADYRYKGGVNAPRGGQTQMGRGKERGVETREVKDPNLPQLAQEIQEKLVKSMVECMICYDMVRRSAPIWSCSSCFSIFHLNCIKKWARAPTSVDLIAEKNQGFNWRCPGCQSVQLTSLKDIRYVCFCGKRTDPPSDLYLTPHSCGEPCGKQLEKEVPGADGSREGLCPHNCVLQCHPGPCPPCKAFAPPSLCPCGKKRITTRCADRKSVLTCGQRCDKLLECWRHRCEHICHVGPCNPCQVLVNASCFCKKNTEAVLCGDMAVKGEVKAEDGVFSCNSACGKVLGCGNHICGETCHPGDCGDCEFMPGRVKSCYCGKTSLQEERNSCLDPIPTCAQVCGKSLPCGMHQCKEACHSGDCAPCLVSVTQKCRCGSTSRTVECYKTTSENEKFLCDKPCGRKKNCGRHRCSERCCPLSNSNNQFSGDWDPHFCQMACGKKLRCGQHSCESLCHSGHCPPCLETIFTDLTCACGGTSIPPPLPCGTPSPSCQLPCSVPQPCGHPASHSCHFGDCPPCSVPVAKECVGGHVILGNIPCGSRDIRCNKLCGKTRQCGLHACGRTCHSPPCDTSPGTETGSRASCGQTCGAPRRDCRHTCTALCHPYAPCPDVRCEFPVTITCSCGRMTASVPCDAGGSNGGYNDTILEASILHKLPAPLQPVESSGKKIPLGQRKFMCDDDCAKLERKRVLADAFDINPPNLEALHFGENSSVIELIGDLYRRDPKWVLAVEERCKYLVLSKSRGTTSGLKIHVFCPMLKDKRDAVRLIAERWKLAIYSSGWEPKRFIVIHATPKSKTPSRVIGIKGSTTLSASHPPVFDALVDMDPRLVVSFLDLPREADISSLVLRFGGECELVWLNDKNALAVFNDPARAATAMRRLDHGSVYYGAAVVPQNSGASMGSPATNAWGTAGTAKEGTITGLKGTSWKKAVVQESGWREDSWGDEEWSGGGSADVQASAWKGKEHPISTSINRWSVLDSDKAVSSSAAPVRIEDPAKRVAEILSSSGLESNVSTSNISVQTAMQPGGVSSEEDLSEVVDDWEKAYD, from the coding sequence ATGAGCTTCCAGCCCAGAAATGACGGGGGAGATAATAGTAATGGTAGCAGGTCCAGATTCCCGACCCGACAAACGTGGGTTCCCAGAGGATCTAATCCTTCTCTTCCGCCGACTGGGGATGTAAACCCAAACCCACCTTCGAGTTTCGGCTCTAGAAACAATGGAAATGGTGGGCATTCTAGCCATGGGACTGGAGTAGCTGATTATAGGTATAAGGGTGGTGTGAATGCACCTAGAGGTGGTCAAACTCAAATGGGTCGGGGGAAGGAGAGGGGGGTGGAGACTCGGGAAGTGAAGGACCCGAATTTGCCGCAACTTGCGCAAGAAATTCAGGAGAAGCTTGTGAAGAGTATGGTTGAGTGTATGATTTGTTATGATATGGTTCGGAGGTCTGCGCCTATTTGGTCTTGTTCGAGTTGTTTCTCGATTTTTCACTTGAATTGTATCAAGAAATGGGCTCGTGCGCCGACGTCTGTTGATTTGATTGCGGAGAAGAATCAAGGTTTTAATTGGCGGTGTCCGGGATGTCAATCTGTGCAGCTTACGTCGTTGAAGGATATTCGGTATGTTTGCTTTTGTGGGAAGAGGACGGATCCGCCTTCGGATTTGTATTTGACTCCGCATTCATGTGGGGAACCGTGTGGAAAACAGCTTGAGAAGGAGGTTCCTGGTGCTGATGGGAGTAGGGAGGGTCTTTGTCCGCACAATTGTGTCTTGCAGTGTCACCCTGGGCCATGTCCTCCTTGTAAGGCCTTTGCTCCACCAAGTCTGTGTCCTTGTGGGAAGAAAAGAATCACAACAAGATGTGCTGATCGGAAGTCCGTTCTTACCTGTGGGCAACGATGTGATAAGCTTCTGGAATGTTGGCGTCATCGATGTGAGCATATTTGCCATGTTGGTCCCTGCAATCCTTGTCAGGTATTGGTTAATGCTTCATGTTTCTGCAAGAAGAACACGGAGGCTGTTCTATGTGGGGATATGGCAGTGAAGGGAGAAGTGAAAGCTGAAGATGGTGTTTTTTCTTGCAACTCAGCATGTGGAAAGGTTCTGGGTTGTGGAAATCATATTTGTGGTGAAACTTGTCATCCAGGTGATTGCGGGGATTGTGAGTTTATGCCTGGTAGGGTCAAGTCATGCTATTGTGGAAAAACAAGTTTGCAGGAGGAAAGAAATAGTTGTTTGGATCCAATTCCAACGTGTGCACAAGTATGTGGCAAATCCCTTCCTTGCGGGATGCACCAATGTAAAGAGGCGTGCCATTCAGGGGATTGTGCTCCTTGTTTGGTTTCTGTCACCCAAAAATGCCGCTGCGGATCAACCTCCCGAACTGTGGAGTGTTACAAAACTACTTCAGAGAATGAAAAATTCCTGTGTGATAAGCCTTGTGGTCGAAAGAAGAACTGTGGAAGGCATAGGTGCAGCGAGCGATGCTGCCCTCTTTCCAACTCGAACAATCAGTTCTCTGGGGATTGGGATCCACATTTTTGTCAAATGGCTTGCGGGAAGAAGTTAAGGTGTGGACAGCACTCTTGTGAATCACTGTGTCACAGTGGCCATTGTCCTCCTTGTCTTGAAACAATTTTCACTGATTTGACATGTGCATGTGGGGGAACTTCCATCCCTCCTCCATTGCCGTGCGGCACGCCTTCTCCTTCATGTCAGCTCCCATGCTCAGTTCCTCAGCCATGTGGCCATCCAGCTTCTCATAGCTGCCACTTTGGAGACTGTCCACCTTGTTCGGTGCCTGTAGCTAAAGAGTGTGTTGGTGGGCATGTGATTCTGGGGAACATACCCTGCGGGTCAAGGGATATCAGATGCAACAAACTCTGTGGGAAGACCAGGCAATGTGGTTTGCATGCATGTGGAAGAACTTGTCATTCACCGCCTTGTGATACCTCACCTGGAACTGAAACTGGCTCAAGAGCTTCTTGTGGGCAGACATGCGGTGCCCCTAGGAGAGATTGCCGGCATACTTGCACTGCACTTTGTCATCCTTATGCTCCTTGTCCTGATGTCAGATGTGAGTTCCCTGTCACAATTACTTGCTCTTGTGGCAGGATGACAGCATCTGTTCCTTGTGATGCTGGAGGGAGCAATGGTGGTTATAATGATACTATTTTAGAAGCTTCCATTCTCCACAAGTTGCCAGCACCTCTTCAACCAGTGGAATCATCTGGAAAGAAGATTCCTCTTGGCCAGAGAAAGTTTATGTGTGATGATGATTGTGCCAAGTTGGAGCGGAAAAGGGTTCTTGCAGATGCTTTTGATATCAACCCTCCAAATTTGGAAGCTCTTCATTTTGGTGAGAATTCTTCCGTGATAGAGTTGATCGGTGATCTGTACAGGCGCGATCCAAAATGGGTGCTTGCTGTGGAGGAGAGGTGCAAATATTTGGTTCTTAGCAAGAGCAGAGGAACCACAAGTGGTCTTAAGATTCATGTTTTCTGCCCTATGCTGAAGGATAAAAGAGATGCAGTTAGGCTAATTGCTGAGAGGTGGAAGCTTGCAATTTATTCTTCTGGTTGGGAGCCAAAGCGTTTTATTGTAATCCATGCTACACCAAAATCCAAAACCCCATCTCGTGTGATTGGCATTAAGGGTTCGACAACTTTAAGTGCCTCCCATCCACCAGTTTTTGATGCTCTCGTAGACATGGATCCCAGGcttgttgtttcttttctagATTTGCCGAGGGAGGCGGATATAAGCTCACTGGTCCTTAGGTTTGGTGGGGAATGCGAACTAGTTTGGTTGAATGATAAGAATGCCCTGGCCGTATTCAATGATCCTGCTCGAGCAGCAACCGCTATGAGGAGGTTGGATCATGGATCAGTATATTATGGAGCTGCGGTGGTTCCTCAAAATAGCGGTGCATCCATGGGATCACCAGCTACCAATGCCTGGGGAACGGCAGGCACTGCAAAGGAAGGGACGATCACAGGTCTGAAGGGAACTTCGTGGAAGAAAGCTGTAGTGCAGGAGTCTGGTTGGAGGGAAGATTCATGGGGTGATGAAGAGTGGTCTGGTGGTGGTTCTGCAGATGTTCAGGCTTCTGCATGGAAAGGGAAAGAACATCCAATCTCCACTTCAATTAACCGATGGAGTGTACTGGACTCCGATAAGGCTGTCAGTTCATCTGCTGCCCCTGTCAGGATCGAGGATCCTGCAAAACGAGTTGCAGAAATTCTTTCCAGTTCAGGTTTGGAATCAAATGTAAGCACTTCGAATATATCAGTGCAAACTGCAATGCAACCTGGAGGGGTTTCAAGTGAAGAAGATTTATCTGAGGTGGTGGATGACTGGGAGAAGGCCTATGATTGA
- the LOC118044258 gene encoding LOW QUALITY PROTEIN: potassium transporter 2 (The sequence of the model RefSeq protein was modified relative to this genomic sequence to represent the inferred CDS: inserted 3 bases in 2 codons; deleted 4 bases in 2 codons; substituted 1 base at 1 genomic stop codon) codes for MDHPPSPTTSSDRLKETWRHTLVLSFQTLGVVCGRLSTAPLYVFGTIQTKDFKSNEIAYEYFSFILWTLTVVSLLKYAFIVLRADDNGEGGVFALYSLLRRHAKVGLIPNDTSTNEVMQHEEESTFRGKVESRARRAIKNHGRSHYLMLFTALFGACMIIGDGVITPSISVLSASSGLQRSLSEIKYSSSPDAQGAISDALKKYVPLPSACVITVCLFILQHYGTHKIGFMFAPIVTIWLLFIGGVGIYNIFHWNPEIFSALSPVYMYRFVRNINKDRWKSLGSILLCIAGSETMFTDLGHFSKRSIKITLVYLIYPVLILXYAGQAAFISKHWNGPENFNHLSEPIPEHLRHVFILLSLLASAVGSQATITASFSIINQCRALSCFPRVKVIHTSDKRHGQVYIPDVNWLLMALSLSITLGFHDVTRIANATGMAIVFGMIVTTCMMSLVMALYWEKSLFISGFFLXCSYQVSICFFTVMLAWHYGTTKKYEFDLQNKVSTEWLTDYSPGLGVSRVPGIGLIYTDIVMGIPAFFSHFITNLPAFHQVLIFVSFKXQPVPCVPPSQRCCVGRVGGKDYRIYRCIVRYGYCDQVRETDDFEEQIIGAIGEYISLDESDCESLTSPEGRTVIVGTPLLEGHALIPVDDTNLVSGSTNAANNETMAIPVGDLIGRNAPVRRKKVRFLIPESSPRLGVSVRDELQELINCRESGTAYFLGQSHLTVRDGSNFFKKFLNMASVFRDKNCREPPVALNIPHAALVEVGMVYII; via the exons ATGGATCATCCACCGAGTCCCACTACATCCTCTGATAGACTTAAG GAGACCTGGAGGCACACACTCGTTCTGTCATTTCAAACTCTTGGAGTTGTGTGTGGTCGCTTGAGCACTGCTCCATTATATGTTTTTGGGACGATTCAAACGAAAGATTTCAAATCCAATGAGATTGCATATGAAtacttctcttttattttgtggaCTCTCACAGTTGTTTCTTTACTCAAGTATGCCTTCATTGTACTGAGGGCTGATGATAATGGAGAGG GTGGTGTTTTTGCCCTGTACTCGTTATTACGCAGGCATGCTAAAGTGGGTCTGATTCCAAACGACACAAGCACCAATGAGGTTATGCAACATGAAGAAGAAAGCACTTTTAGGGGAAAAGTTGAATCAAGGGCAAGAAGAGCCATAAAAAACCATGGAAGGAGTCATTATTTGATGCTGTTCACGGCATTGTTTGGTGCTTGCATGATAATTGGAGATGGGGTGATAACCCCATCTATTTCAG TGTTATCAGCTTCATCAGGTCTTCAACGTTCATTATCAGAAATTAAAT ACTCCTCCTCGCCAGACGCACAAGGAGCCATATCAGatgctttaaaaaaat ATGTACCATTGCCGTCTGCTTGTGTCATAACAGTATGCCTCTTTATACTGCAGCACTATGGGACTCATAAAATCGGGTTTATGTTTGCCCCAATTGTCACTATATGGCTTCTGTTTATTGGCGGAGTgggtatatataatatattccaCTGGAACCCTGAAATCTTCTCTGCATTGTCCCCAGTATACATGTACAGATTTGTAAGAAATATCAACAAAGACCGTTGGAAGTCACTGGGTAGCATTCTTCTCTGCATAGCAG GATCAGAAACAATGTTCACAGATTTAGGTCATTTCTCTAAGAGATCAATCAAG ATAACACTTGTCTACTTGATTTATCCAGTTTTAATTTTGTGATATGCTGGTCAAGCTGCTTTTATCTCTAAACACTGGAATGGTCCTGAAAATTTTAATCATCTAAGTGAACCCATACCTG AACATCTTCGTCATGTGTTCATACTGCTATCTCTTCTTGCTTCGGCCGTGGGAAGCCAAGCAACAATAACAGCCAGCTTCTCCATTATAAACCAGTGCCGTGCACTTAGTTGTTTCCCCAGAGTAAAAGTTATACATACATCAGATAAGAGACATGGACAGGTTTATATTCCAGATGTCAACTGGTTATTGATGGCCCTTAGTCTCTCCATCACTCTTGGTTTCCATGATGTAACTAGAATTGCAAATGC TACCGGTATGGCAATTGTTTTTGGGATGATAGTAACAACTTGTATGATGTCCCTTGTGATGGCTCTGTACTGGGAGAAGAGTTTGTTCATATCAGGATTCTTTTT ATGTTCATATCAGGTATCTATTTGTTTCTTCACTGTAATGCTTGCTTGGCATTATGGAACTACGAAGAAATACGAGTTTGATTTGCAAAACAAGGTTTCTACAGAATGGCTCACAGATTATAGCCCAGGCCTAGGAGTTTCCAGAGTTCCTGGAATTGGCTTAATCTACACTGATATCGTAATGGGAATCCCAGCTTTTTTCTCACATTTCATCACAAATCTTCCTGCATTTCATCAGGTGCTGATCTTCGTGTCCTTCA CCCAACCAGTTCCTTGTGTGCCTCCCAGTCAGCGATGTTGTGTAGGCAGGGTTGGTGGCAAGGACTACAGGATTTACAGATGCATTGTGAGATATGGGTACTGTGATCAGGTTAGAGAAACGGATGATTTTGAGGAACAGATTATTGGGGCT ATCGGAGAATACATTTCCTTAGATGAAAGCGACTGTGAATCGCTGACTTCTCCTGAAGGAAGAACGGTGATTGTTGGGACGCCATTGTTGGAAGGACATGCGTTGATTCCAGTAGATGATACCAACCTGGTTTCCGGTTCCACAAATGCAGCTAACAATGAAACAATGGCAATTCCGGTGGGAGATTTGATTGGACGAAATGCTCCTGTGAGGAGAAAGAAGGTTCGCTTTCTAATTCCAGAAAGTAGTCCTAGATTA GGTGTCTCTGTCAGGGATGAGCTACAAGAACTGATTAATTGCAGGGAAAGCGGCACTGCATATTTCCTAGGTCAGTCGCATTTAACAGTTCGTGATGGTTCTaacttttttaagaaattcCTGAATATGGCCTCCGTCTTTCGTGATAAAAATTGCAGGGAACCTCCAGTGGCATTGAATATCCCTCATGCTGCTCTCGTAGAGGTTGGCATGGTGTATATTATATAA